The Dermacentor andersoni chromosome 1, qqDerAnde1_hic_scaffold, whole genome shotgun sequence genomic interval CAACAAAGAGCATTCCCGTGATCATAGTGACAATTCCTCGAACTATGAGACTTGGACACATTCTTTCGCGGTGCTAACGTCAAAGTAAAGCTCATGTTCAGAGCAAGCCACGTCTACGAAGTCGAGGTGGTAGCGGTTGCAGCCATTGCAGGTGCTTTCAAGATCACTGGGATATGTGTTCCGCAAACTATAATCAATGCAGCAACAACGCTATATTTATTGTACAACTTACCTGCAGCAGCATGCACATGGGGTTCTTGATTTCAGGTTAGCAAACCAAGAATTCAAACGACTGCCACACCAATGTTGCGGCGAAGTGTCAACACACTGCAGCTGTTACTCTGCACGTTCGCGAGACTATGTTGAACTTGTGCACAGGCCAGTGTCGTGCGTGAAGTCTTCTTCCGCCATGGAAGACATATCAGACTTTGGAGGATTCGTGAGCCGAAAGGAGAATTTAGTAAAGCTAGAACGGTTCTGTGGCTATCCACATATTGTAACGAAACTACTATTATACCGTTATGTGAAGGTGCTTCAGGTTTGGGGGATACCGCCCGTTACAAGGTATGTTCTTTGCAAAAAGAAACTACCTTTCAAACTAACTCGCATTACCTGATCCTACCGACGAAGAGAAAGTGCTGCTTTTCGAATGGGAGAAACACATAACAGTTTCAAATTTCATTGCCCAAGAAGCAAGCTCAACGACGATGTGAAGGCTCTTGTCCACACTGAAGCAGGTGATGTACTGACTGCGGCTGGCAGGAACCTTACGCTTCAGGTTCGCCTTTGTTCAGCCAATATGCCTTACCTTATTACACGCTTGTATTAAGGTGACGTAGACTAAAGCACATTCGTCACTTTTCATGTGCACTGCTCAGCCGTCCCAAAACATTTGCTGTTGCTTTGCAAAATGCAATAGTTCATGTGTGCAAGTAACCGTTCGACAGATTATTAAGGGCACATGATTTGGAATGTGAACACTCCTTAATGCAAAAGCAATTTTACTGCTACATCGATAGACATTCCAGGAGAATTTTCGTTGTCGTTGCAGTGCAGCTTGGCATACATTTAAGTACATGTATGCTATATGTTTATACATGCCGTATATGAATGCCAATACTATTCAACCACCATCTCTTGATCAAACCAGGTCTAACgttcttgactaaattattcctcagTATTTTGCGAATTCATCGCTATAGCGCACTTCATGGAGGCGCATGGCCTTTTTATTGTCTTCAGAGACTATGAAACAATAAAAGTGTGAAACAAAAAATTTTAAAATCGGTGCTCCAACCTGAAAGTGATGAAATTTTGCTGGAGCGGCTCTTTACAAGCAGCGTAGTGGTGCCTGTGCAATACCAGTACAGGCCCTACACAGCGTGTTAGAGGTTTCATgggtgccagaaattttggcgCACACGCGTATATCACGTCCGCGTCGCTTGGACTTGCGTATTGTTAGAACACTGTCCGAGGAGTTGCTATCGCAGTCAGTTCACCTTTCATGCAAGCAGTCAATATATTAAGGGCcgctcaccaggccacatagcaaattttggctatatgctggaagttgttacattcCATCTAGGGTGTgttctactgcaagaatttttcatATTGGTTCATTATTAGCAGAATAGTTGGAGTGTCGCAAACCCATGGTTTCAGGAGGCAAGCTTaactgccaacatagacaaccTCGCCACTAGCAcagtctagcctccgcaagcaaaagtCCTTCCCTGTGTTCTTCCCATACCAGAGAAAAAGTTTATTCCAACAAGACGTCACTAACATTGTTAGTCATGGTGACAGCATGATACGAGCAGGGTGAGATCATTTACAAAGTGAGCACTATATACATGGCATATGTTTTCAGAGAAATTTGTTTAGAAAAAATTAATTTCGACAAAAGACGATGCGAACATTTTGAGTCGCAATGATGACACAGTTCCACTGGATGATAACATATACAGAGTCCTGGGCAATGTGTACACAACATGTTTTCAAATAAATGTCAGAGTCCACATGgcctcactaacatataaccacatagacccacagaaatgcacagttacacataaactaactGTCACGTTATATAAAATGTTGAATATGTACAAtgcacacaatggttatgtacaatggtGATGTGACCGGGGCACTTTACATAATTATGTagtgatgctatgagatgtgCTAATACAAAAATTTTCAAGCATACGAGagtacacacacacagaaatcacgagCACCCACATAATATGTACATTCAATCAATACATTCGAtagcctggctacaagaacctggctggtcgaaaattaagccatacgcgtccatcagccaccaaCAGGAAACAGCGTGACTACTGTTAAAGAAACTCCCCTCCACAAAGGAAGAAGAGCTCCTCTGACAGGTACAACAGTAGGTCAGAGCAGAGCCTCCCTAGAAGTAGAAACAGAGGGTGGCAGCAATCTCACACGGCAACTGCCTTGCACCGATTACGTCACAGACAAAAGGTCCCGTTGCAATTAAAAGCCGTGCAAGGTGGCCACATGAGCAACAACCAGATTTGATAAAGCAGCTAACTCCAAGGCCAGGAAACCAGCATGCccggccctccaaaatatcctaGCAATGACGCATTGCTGCAGCACATGCTTATAGGATTCATgaaagggggcaattgggacacagtGAAGATGGGATCATGCCCCACTGCTCTAGTCTGCCACGCGTTGGGAGCATTTGCCACCCTAGAAGCCACACGTAGTTACACAGATGGCCAGGCAGAAAGGATGTCATTATTGCACCCCACAACACATTATTGGAATGTGCACGGCGCACTGCGCTAACCAGGGGAAGCAGTAAAGCTGACATTCTATTCACAACTCAGTTTTCGAGGCTggctacatcaggacatacctgttgtacaTGGCGATAAAATGACCTGGCCATAAAGTAAAATGAAGGTATGTTTAATACTTGCGACCTGCAATTTAAGCGTACGCCCAAGAACAGGTAGCAAATCTTTGTGCAAAGAAAATAGCTGGCTAGTTCACGTGCAGGACACTGATCATCGAGTAACAGCcagagcagaaatcgcagagcaagcagccggcagcaaACAGACACAGATGGAAACGCGAACCCACTGTCAGAATGTGGCTGCCCAAGTGCCGCTGACAGACCAGTTCTGAcctgcccgaccagaagaaggaactAAGGGGGGGCCTGTAATGATGTACTAACCCATAAGGGTGGCTGTACAatgtgacaaacgtaccacacatGGCCGCAAAATAGAGACTGTGCTAAGTACTTTCGTGTAAATCGTACCCCTGAGCCTCCTGAATATGTTGTGCTGCATCTTCATGAATAGaaagccacacagagtctgatatgccataataggtgtaatcaaggcctaaaTACGAAtagaatcgctcttttgaagacggaaaaaaGGACTTAGGCATGTCTGTAGGAAACCAActgacattttgaaaaatttggcatcgcacctgaaatatttccataCTCAGTGAAAATTCAAAGGCTATGGGTTAAGGTGCCTTCGTTCAAGGGATACAATCTGATGTTATCGGCGAAGGCCGTCGCCTTCACACCACTACCCGGCAGTGGGAGGCTACGCACATAAGGGTCTCTCAGTAATGAGTGCAGAAATGGCTTAAGGCTGAGCATATAGAGTActgggaataaagggcacccttgaTGAACACCACGAATAAtgggaaatggtgcactttcaccTCCATCAAGAAACAATGCACTTCAGATATTTGAATAggcattcctaataagttcaacaaaatttgacgaaaaaCTAAACAATGTCCTACAGTATGTAGCTATGTTCAAAGccatcgaatgccttttcttgatctagtgaaacccAGAGACCCCGTGCTGATCTGGTCAGGGTATACATCATTATGTACCACTTAACAAACGAGAGTATGTAtatctctgccagggactgagcatgcctgatggtgtcctattaagaAAGGCATCCGGCTTCCCAAGCGTCGAGTGACACAGCTGCAAAGGTCTTGTAGTCAACAGTGAGAACCTGAATGACCTTcaatcctctggacgaactgatgatggacCATGACTGCGTATCAGCACAATGCAACTGTCGCAATAACTAACTGGGAATTTAGAGTTCTCAGAGCAGCAGCAAATAACAGACATGAAAGTGGCACCAACATCTTCCCAGAAGGTTAAATAAGCTCAACGGGCAACCTGTCTGGTCCTGGGGctgagccacgcttcatggaagaaaATACTCCTTCACCTCATCAGCTGACAGCCGTGCACAAAGACAATCAGCCATCTTTGTGAAACCTTTGGTGGAACCTGGAGTAGCACAGGTGGGTTGCCttaggtggaacctgaggcagcccactaagcattGTATTAGATCCTAGAGCACCATGATCTATTTGCATAGCTGTAGGTGCCGTGTTTTCAAAACGCATTACAAAGAGTGAAGAATTAAGCGCAGGAGGCATACAAGAAATGCTCTTGTAACCACAGAACCCAATGgcttcggctgtctaaaaagcgcgTTTCTTGCGAAGCACAGAACTTCAGGTTGTGTGCGCACACAGGTTATGTCTGCATCACCAAGTAGCAGCTGACGAAGACGATGCTGCGATGAGGCATTGGAAACATCTATGTAGTTCAGGCTTCCAGGCCTGCATCAGCGGAGACAGTCGATTGGCCCAAAGGGCAATACGAACATTTGTGGTAGTATCCGCTAGTTCCTCCAACAGTTGTCCAAGGGTACATCCTTCAACTGAACGATGTAAGCGCCACTGCACTTTGAGCACGTCCAATGACTTTAGGCCAGGTCCAGAGAGGCATGCACGGCTCTTGACAAACTAGAGAGCAAGCGCCTGTCATGTAGAATGCGGATGTCGAGGCgccaaggttttactgatgagAAAGGAGAGGCAAACTTCAAGCATAACTGGTCTTTGATCGGAGATATAAACAGCAGATGAAGGTAAaggtaaagttatcacatcagatTGTGAGACATACAGAGCTAAAgtgcttggcacataggcacgaTATAACCTGCTAAGCGTTGCGCCGTGTCCAGATAAACCAAGATTCGTGTATGAGTCAATAAGCATCCAGCAACAAAAGTGCTGGATTAGATGACACAACTCCCATTTGTTCCAGTCAGATCGACCacagcccgggccttgcacatcagCTCCATGTGACAACCGTCTCGGAAATACACATCCAGGTCATGAAAAAAATTAGGCAGTGGTTTGCGCTGGTCCGTAGATGCACAAAATACGTAACTTAAATGAAGATAGTGCACAGTCAAATCCCAATATTTGCCTTGTCccatcataaaaaaaaacatgatctaACAGAGAGCTCCTTCGAAAATAATGCTACCGACCTCACTAGAGAATGGTgtcgcgaaagagaaaaaaacaatataGGTTGGTATGCGTTTGAAAGCAAgaacatgtccaatggtgaaaagCTGTGTTTCTTGCAAACAGAGAATGTCGCAATTTTTCGCAAGGGCCACATTGATAATTTTGACTTGGTATATAGGACTTCGGCACCCCTGTGACTTTAATTAAATATTCAGGGCCTCAGCCACATTAAGTTATGAAAGTCTCAACAAACTGACCTGGTCATTTTGTTCAAGTCGGCACCCTGGGAACAACTCCAGGGGGCATGCACTACACGTCACAAGACACACTTCGACACTCCCTAAGAAGGCCAAGGTTTCTTCGGTCGCTGTAACTTGGTGCGGCGAGCTGGGGCGTCatccgagccagaggctgacaTGTGGGCACGCTTTACTTTTCGTGGAACCACCATTTTTACATTGAATCcatccaggcttggcgagagtTTTTTGATGATGTCGGTAGCGGTTGGGCTGCGGAATCGATGTTATTGCCGCCGACAACTTCAGTAGCTAGGGGCTCATTTAGATGCAACGGTGCAACAGCTTTCGCAGAATCTTTTGGAGACGGCGTTGGAAGCGACACAATTGTGGAGActgaagccacagcagatttcgttGATGCACCCAGCATAGAAGTCATAGGGTCAGGTGTTTTCGTAGTGTTTAAagctccagcagcagcgtctgaGTAAGAGCGCAGTTCAGGGCACATGACCGTAGGATGACCATCCCCGCAACGCTGACATGGACAGTCACATCCTTTGCTTTCATGGCCGTCGATTCCACGATGGCCACAGAATGGTGCGGTGCACTGTGCATGGCAGTGGTCACTCGAGTCGCACCGATGACACACACTTCGTAAACCGTGGTAGTCAAACTTCACTCGGTGACCAGAGACTTGCAGATAATTGGGGACAGGGTTTGTGGTGCACATCTCCATCCGAACGAAGCGCGTACCTGTGAGCACGCCAtgtcgtccgctcataagaccagcattgacagacagaaccttgccgtatggtgagAGTGCCTGGATGAGAACTTCGTCCGGAACAAAGGATGGCAGGAAGAGGCAGGCTACGTTGGTGACCTGCAGGCCGACAGGAACAACAAGACAACGCTCAccaccgatgacaaggcagccagcattgacgattagagtcatggaagccatgctcttgacagtaacttggaagttgaggcctcccatgtgctgaacgcagtagacctcagagaggccaactattgaggctGTCGCATCGACGACtgtctcgggaccattccccgcagggacaacaacatcgaagacttGGGCCTTTGAGGGAGTCCACGACACTGTAGCCGCCATGGTATGAGAGGTGGACGTCCCTGATGTGTAACACGCAGAGATGTCAGCCGTTACACATTAATGATTGTCACATTGTATACATGATGTTGAATTTACACGAAAACATGCATGAAAGTACCAGCAAAATGATGTACAACCCTTGTATGCTGACCAAGTATGCCCACCTGTGTTCTGCGCAACAAGAAAATGACTTGGTTGATACAATCTGCACGTATGTAGTTTCAgaggtatctctaaagcacatGAATCTGTTAATGGAATGGTGAAATATATTTAGCacatttttttaatttcatttattttctttaatttagccACTCGGCATGAGCCAGTAGGTCTGTGCCCATTATTTGTCAATCTTCTAGAGTAGGCATGTCCCACTATGATTACTGGGTGTGTCCAGATAAGGACAGACTGGAGGGATCCCGACTATTAATTTTCAGCAAAATTTTCATGAGGCAGTAAAATGTCTCTGTAGAAAGGAATCAACCTTCATTTCGCGACACTTAGCATGGATTTCTTTTAAAATACTCTTACTTCGCTAAAGGCAGAAAAGAGCGTTTTAACGACTTGCACATTTTACAAATTCGAAGGCCTATCACTAAAATTAACACATTGTACCTTGCCAAATTTTTTTGGGTAAATCTATGTCACCAGTACTATTGGCCCACAAGAAGTTAAATTTGTGTCACCCACAGTATGTTCTTGGAAAATTTACAAACTTTGGTTTTAGAGCAGCTGCATCCGACTAACTCCAAAACCAGGGGTTTTTGGGCTATTTTAGTTAAGGCGATGAAGCTGAAAAATATTTCTGACAAATCTTCAAAAGGTTTCttgcaaactaaaaaaaaatgcaacaccGTGTATTTCACAATAAAAGCCAGAAAATGCTAAAATTAGAACATTTTATGGCCATCTTAAAATAATCTTTGCTGATTTTTATGAAAATTTTATAGAATGACCAACCAGGACTGGTAAATGTAGTACTGCAGAAACATGTTGCATTATGTTATTTTACATGAGAAAATTGAGCCTATCTTAAGACCCATGTATGGACATTCCAACAATGTGTCTCGttctaataataaaataaaaatcgcACTCACTGTATTCTGAACTCATTCTTTTTGttgtagtagtgaagagactCAGATTTTGTCTTTTTTGCATCTTTTTAGCCATGAAACGAGTAGAGCTGGAGTTTTCAGGGCTCCTGCATCCATATTCCTACTACAGTATTTCAGATAGCAGATGCAATTAGCGATCAATGACAGAAATAGTTTACCCTGACTAGTCTTAAAAAACTCGTATGTGCTCTCACATGCTTTCTACCTCAACATACAGTAGTAAGAATACGGATGCCGTAGCTCTGAAAACTCCAGCTCAACGCATTTCATGGCTAAAAAGAGGCAATAAAGACAAAATATAAGCCATTCTTTACAACAAAAAGAATGAGTTGAGAAATAAATTAGTGTGATTTTTATTGTTAGACCAAGACACATTGTTGGGATGACCATACAACACCATGGCTTAAAATAGGCTCAATTTTCTCACTTAAAGTAAAATAATGCAACATAATTTTGTAGTACTATATTTACCAGACCTGGGTGGTTATTCTATAAAATTTTCATAAAATCAATGATGATTACTTTAAAATTTCCATAAAATTTTGGCATTTTAGGGGTTTTATTACAAAATGAATATGTGGCATTGTtgcatactctttttttttttttagcttgtgAGAAACCTTTTGAAGATTTGTCAAATATTCCTCAGCTTCATCGCCTTGAGTAAAATGGCCCGAAAGCCCCCAGATTTCGGTGTCAGTCAGAGGCAGCTGCTCAAAAACCAAAGTTTGTCAATTTTTCAAAAACATAGCGTGGGTGACATATATTTACCTTCTTGTGGGCCAATAGTACTATGATGTagctttataaaaaaaattttggcgGGATACAAAGCGTTACCTTTAGAGAAACAAGAATTTTTTAAAAGGAATTCATGCTAAGTTCTGTAAAACAAAATTGTCAAACTTGGCTTTATTCTTTAACGGACTGACGCTGGTGTatcgtgaataatctgaaaaaaaacaaaaaagttaattgcGCAGCATGGTTTAGGAAGGCTTCGATGTTACCGATGATATAAGCTTGTTTGGGGATCCCaaatggcagatgcgtattctagtttgggaCGGATTAATGCGGCGTCCGCTAGTTTCTTAATATACATTGGGGTGTCTCTTAAATTACGCTTAAGAAGTCTAAGGGTGCAGTTAGCAGAGGCAAGGGTAAGATTAACATGATTATTCAAGTTGTGGCAAGTTCAACAATGAGGTTATCAAGGGAGTAAGTGGTTGGAATTCGTGGCCTATTGGCGAAAGACATGagtttagttttggaaatatttaatggcattaaccaatTTGAACACCATACACTTATCGCTTCTagagccccgtttacatgaatgtgacagtcgcgcatcgcatttccaagcgcatttgaGAAAGGTGATgtgacgccgtttacatgtagcgcattaactctcgcgagaacgtagcgccacatggtgccatataagggaagtgcagccgacttccggtgtaactggtttccggtagtgggcCGAGTGCATGTTGGTGGCCGAGTGCAGAGAAATAGTTTCGCGTAGAGCACGCTACGGCGAGCGAAGTTGCTGTGGAggacgccattttgcttctgcttcgggcgttgctgtctcgcagcttcaccagcgcggcagtcccgcagctaattccttcccataattcctaatgcgaccatcctgcgtttacatgctctgCGAGAGTCtactcgcgcccgtaaatctaccctcgcctggcgcattaatgcgatgcaccttcctagcgcattaccgctgtGTACATGAATGCGATGTGACACTGTCGCATTCGTGTAAACGCGGCTTAGGTCAGTTTGTAGCAATTTGGTATCAGTGTTGCATGTTACACATTGATAAagtacacaatcatctgcaaatagtctCGATTTTCGGCGTCATGTaactgggtaaatcattaatataaattagaaaaagtatAGGTCCAAGTATGCTGCCATACATAACATCAACATAACACGAGTTAGAATTGTTAACTGGTGTAAACTTTACTCTATATGACAGAAAATCAATGATGCATGCAACTATATTAGAGCAAATGTCAAGTTGTGGAACTTTAAGCAATAACTTATGGTGTGGAATGTGATAAAATGCCTCAGAAAAATCTAAAAACATCACATGAACTTGAAACCCAATGTCCATCAGTGCATGTATGTCATTAATACATCCGGCAAGTCTGATGTCGCATGAGTAGCCCTTGCAAAAACCGTGCTGATGCCTGAAAATAATGTTATGGTCTTCAAGGTAGTTGATGACTTGAGCGTGTATGATGTGCTTGAGTAATTTACATATAGCTCTGCTTAAAGAGATGGACGATAATTAAGCAGAGAAGCATGATCACCTGATTGGAAAATCGGGATTATTTTAGTTACGCACCAGTCATTAGGAATGCAGCCAGATGACAGAGACATTTTCCCACCTCATATAAAAATTTCTCTGAAAGCTAAAAATAGTCGGGACCACTCAGTCTGTCCTTATCTGAACAAACCCTACTACATCAAACTCGTCAAACCAAACCAAATCAAGCTATCTTTGTATAGCATCAAATAGGCATCACCAATAAACAAAACTTTGCTTGAAATTGATTATTacatgtgcattggatctgcatgcAATATCAACAGGGCTGGATACCCTGAAGAAAATCCGACTGAAGAAGAAAGCATGAAGCCATCGAAGACCATCTTTCAAGTCATACTACCTAATCTGACAGGCCGTTTCTTCAATatgtgcccacccctcatgtaatatCCCATTTAGGGACCTTTgaagtataataaataaataaaaaaaataataataaaatattgTGTGCATGAgtcatgttttgaggcaacaactaTATTGAAAAACAATAAACATGCACATATGTAAATATGCAATacgtgtatatatgtgtgtgtgtgcattagtacaaaacattttatttatttgaatacctTCAGGGCCCTTAGggcattacagaagggagtgggagCAATAAATAGGAAATAAAAAACACAAAGCAAACATTGGGTAACATATTCAAGCAGATTTTTAATATCACTAAGGTCGATAATAGATACAATGGAGGTGGGCAAGTGGTTCCAATCGTTACAAGTTTGAGGgatgaaagaatgaaagtgttggtTAGTGTGACAACGAGGAACAAGCACTTTATAACAATCAATACGAGGTGCAGATGAACGATTACGAGGGTAATTTGAGGTAAAGCACAAAAGAGCACATCGGACAACAGAAAGGAACGAAGACGCAGCACTCTCTTCTGTTGTCCCACGTGCTCTCTTGCCTCAAGTAAGAGGTGCagtactgttaagaacggccagctgcagtgcaagttttgccacccagttgcgactgtggaggcaacattccgggagcgtcgccactaacctctagccacggcatgactaaatcgactttgtgtcatgaacaatacgcgcatcctccactctccgtcgcttcagctaggatgcgttcgacgaagcaggctttgtgctgaaaccgtcaccattacgctctagcctcgttgctgttgtgactgaaggagtttgacgaagcaggctttgtgcgcaacagcacaacgccgacctgatctgctacgggtgggggagttaaggcgggaacgccgacgcaggctccttcccacgccccgaccaagacgcaagacaacgcgctacctgggacggctccgagttctacgaagcccctctgacgtcggctctggACCATTGCACCGGTGTGTATGCATGTGTGCGTGTaacccgtcccggagagaggcggcctgtttaaaatgactgaacgaacgttcgcgtcaccttgtatcgggagaggaccgagtgtttaaaaaccgctgttgtgcggctgctcaggtcactctctctcaggcagtcatgttagactgatgtactttctcaaacagtcatgctagactgatataaatactgtaaataaagcaatattcctcgttctcaatgagaagcagtccttcccttcatcaacgtcctcagcgtggataagttggacaacggcatgggccagctaccttctaattcatgcccgactccaatcttgacaacggatcacgagtgatgggattgaacccccaatcataacagtaccaactagcccacgaGTCTGTTCTTTTGTACAAAAGATAATTAACCCAACGTGACTTCTACTGGAATTTTTTCTATACATGTGTGTTATCAAGGCTTTGTACAGGTAGTATTTATTTCAACACGAAAGTCCACCCATTGCAGCAATGTGACAGCCCATGCTCACCAGCATTTCTTCCAGAACTCGGCTGCCGTGGTGTCTGGGTACCAGCTGTGCGCAGGATTCTAAGGGTTTGTGTGTGAGCCTCGGATGACGCACGAAGGCTGCACAGATCCTGTGTTGTCTGCGAGCTGGCTGTGCAAAGCAGTGGAGCTCGGCTGCATCTGCACGTCTTACCCTACAAAGGTGTCAACACCACTAAAATCAGTCATTGCATTTAGATATGTCGTGGCACTTACTGTTTGTGATGCTTCAGGCCGACTACTGCATGGTGCAGGCAAAGGCTGGAAGTGAAGAATAATGGTGCATGAAGTGCACTGCACGTCCACTCATTACTGTACTATAGACATTGCTGCAGTTTCTGGTCAATGTACTGAGgtagaagttctttttttttaaatctttgttATTGCACATAtgcctcacagaaaaaaaaaaattattacttcGCTAATCAGTATTTTGGGCGCATGAATACGCCTTCGTTAGCTTGCATTGTTTGCGGCCATGAAATGACGGTACTTGGAGAGCAGTGCACAGCGGTAGTTTCTTTTTAACTCAACACATATTTCCTGCCACCCgatttaataaatgaaaaaaaaaaaatgcgcacgaCATTGTCGATAGTGCAGTAGCAAAAAATTACTCGGTTAGCTTATTTACTAATACAACGGGCGTAAGTGGTGCTTGAACTACGGTGGACGGCAGCAGTTTCGTTTTGTTTGAATCCGCGTATCTTTAGTGTTGCCTGATTTACACAAGAAATTAAAAAGCATACTGCGCGCACGAGCCAACCGATATGCAGTAGTAAATAGTACTCGGTTAACACGTTCACTAATAAAGCCGGCATCGATCGCAGATTGAGCACGAAAATGCGTCACTTACCACCCT includes:
- the LOC126548581 gene encoding uncharacterized protein, which encodes MSQQPPCSVVGCKPSDRPGRIRHRLPCDEALRLAWLQCIGLPPTKKFALVCGRHFAPEDYTLDPRMQQEMGFAFRPALRPGTIPTLFVPNRVPLPAPCSSRPEASQTGKTCRCSRAPLLCTASSQTTQDLCSLRASSEAHTQTLRILRTAGTQTPRQPSSGRNAGTSTSHTMAATVSWTPSKAQVFDVVVPAGNGPETVVDATASIVGLSEVYCVQHMGGLNFQVTVKSMASMTLIVNAGCLVIGGERCLVVPVGLQVTNVACLFLPSFVPDEVLIQALSPYGKVLSVNAGLMSGRHGVLTGTRFVRMEMCTTNPVPNYLQVSGHRVKFDYHGLRSVCHRCDSSDHCHAQCTAPFCGHRGIDGHESKGCDCPCQRCGDGHPTVMCPELRSYSDAAAGALNTTKTPDPMTSMLGASTKSAVASVSTIVSLPTPSPKDSAKAVAPLHLNEPLATEVVGGNNIDSAAQPLPTSSKNSRQAWMDSM